The following proteins come from a genomic window of Lycium ferocissimum isolate CSIRO_LF1 unplaced genomic scaffold, AGI_CSIRO_Lferr_CH_V1 ctg3842, whole genome shotgun sequence:
- the LOC132044215 gene encoding uncharacterized protein LOC132044215 isoform X3, giving the protein MVEGVESSDDVLPRHTKVVVTGNNRTKSTFVGRQGVVKKAVGLGGWHWLVLTNGIEVKLQRNALSVIEAPTGNEDDGDLEFETVQWNASDDTQKFHRSRNHMHKSSGYSHKTLSRSFSCNSQLKGSISIPQGTMNVDLSKLEMAALWRYWQHFNLMDAIPNPSKEQLIDVVKRHFTSQQLDELQVIVGFVQAAKRLKTLRK; this is encoded by the exons ATGGTTGAAGGAGTGGAGAGCAGTGACGATGTACTTCCAAGACATACGAAAGTGGTTGTGACTGGTAATAATAGGACTAAGTCTACATTTGTCGGTCGTCAAGGTGTTGTCAAGAAAGCTGTTGGACTTGGTGGATGGCATTGGCTC GTTCTTACAAATGGAATAGAGGTGAAACTACAGAGGAATGCATTAAGTGTGATTGAAGCTCCTACTGGTAATGAGGATGATGGTGACCTTGAATTTGAAACTGTACAGTGGAATG CATCTGATGATACTCAAAAGTTTCATAGATCAAGGAATCACATGCATAAATCATCTGGATATTCTCACAAGACCTTGAGCCGCTCCTTCTCGTGTAACTCACAGTTGAAGGGATCTATTTCTATCCCTCAGGGAACCATGAA CGTTGACCTTAGCAAACTTGAGATGGCTGCACTATGGAGATATTGGCAACACTTTAACCTT ATGGATGCCATACCTAACCCCTCTAAAGAGCAACTAATTGATGTTGTCAAGAGGCATTTCACATCACAG CAATTGGACGAGTTGCAGGTTATTGTGGGTTTTGTGCAGGCCGCCAAAAGATTGAAGACACTCcgcaaatga
- the LOC132044215 gene encoding uncharacterized protein LOC132044215 isoform X2 has product MRMMVTLNLKLYSGMVYFSLSGYSLLAHYLKQRVRAISLASDDTQKFHRSRNHMHKSSGYSHKTLSRSFSCNSQLKGSISIPQGTMKVFNCVIVLQYYSATSQPLSVISSNYFSRPTLNFTNILLIVACWLFQIIWRNYFSKLTNVQNVDLSKLEMAALWRYWQHFNLMDAIPNPSKEQLIDVVKRHFTSQQLDELQVIVGFVQAAKRLKTLRK; this is encoded by the exons ATGAGGATGATGGTGACCTTGAATTTGAAACTGTACAGTGGAATG GTATATTTTTCCTTGTCTGGTTATTCCCTTTTGGCTCACTACCTAAAACAACGTGTTCGTGCTATTTCTTTAGCATCTGATGATACTCAAAAGTTTCATAGATCAAGGAATCACATGCATAAATCATCTGGATATTCTCACAAGACCTTGAGCCGCTCCTTCTCGTGTAACTCACAGTTGAAGGGATCTATTTCTATCCCTCAGGGAACCATGAAAGTTTTCAATTGTGTTATTGTTTTACAGTATTATTCTGCTACTTCCCAGCCACTCTCAGTTATTTCGAGTAATTATTTTTCAAGACCAACTTTAAACTTTACAAACATTTTACTCATAGTTGCTTGTTGGCTCTTTCAAATTAtatggagaaattatttttcaaaactaacTAATGTACAGAACGTTGACCTTAGCAAACTTGAGATGGCTGCACTATGGAGATATTGGCAACACTTTAACCTT ATGGATGCCATACCTAACCCCTCTAAAGAGCAACTAATTGATGTTGTCAAGAGGCATTTCACATCACAG CAATTGGACGAGTTGCAGGTTATTGTGGGTTTTGTGCAGGCCGCCAAAAGATTGAAGACACTCcgcaaatga
- the LOC132044215 gene encoding uncharacterized protein LOC132044215 isoform X4: MHKSSGYSHKTLSRSFSCNSQLKGSISIPQGTMKVFNCVIVLQYYSATSQPLSVISSNYFSRPTLNFTNILLIVACWLFQIIWRNYFSKLTNVQNVDLSKLEMAALWRYWQHFNLMDAIPNPSKEQLIDVVKRHFTSQQLDELQVIVGFVQAAKRLKTLRK; the protein is encoded by the exons ATGCATAAATCATCTGGATATTCTCACAAGACCTTGAGCCGCTCCTTCTCGTGTAACTCACAGTTGAAGGGATCTATTTCTATCCCTCAGGGAACCATGAAAGTTTTCAATTGTGTTATTGTTTTACAGTATTATTCTGCTACTTCCCAGCCACTCTCAGTTATTTCGAGTAATTATTTTTCAAGACCAACTTTAAACTTTACAAACATTTTACTCATAGTTGCTTGTTGGCTCTTTCAAATTAtatggagaaattatttttcaaaactaacTAATGTACAGAACGTTGACCTTAGCAAACTTGAGATGGCTGCACTATGGAGATATTGGCAACACTTTAACCTT ATGGATGCCATACCTAACCCCTCTAAAGAGCAACTAATTGATGTTGTCAAGAGGCATTTCACATCACAG CAATTGGACGAGTTGCAGGTTATTGTGGGTTTTGTGCAGGCCGCCAAAAGATTGAAGACACTCcgcaaatga
- the LOC132044214 gene encoding uncharacterized protein LOC132044214 produces the protein MDRVKESIRKSFSDSHKYAKVFDIIDKRWTDQLHQSLHAARNMLNPSTFYDNNEMRLLNVKVMKGFYESVAKLVPEEDEQDQIGLQLSAYTNSEGTFGFSMAIRQRKKKSPEALWQRHSRITKIHSKKRNRLTLKRLHDLVFIKYNRTLRRRYNVGNVIDPIALDNIDDANEWLTGVENVEDDAIF, from the exons ATGGATAGGGTTAAGGAGTCTATTCGAAAATCATTTAGTGACTCGCATAAGTATGCAAAGGTCTTTGACATCATTGATAAAAGGTGGacggatcaacttcatcaatcTTTGCATGCCGCTAGGAATATGTTGAACCCATCAACCTTTTATGATAACAATGAGATGCGATTACTAAATGTAAAAGTGATGAAGGGATTCTATGAGAGTGTTGCTAAGTTGGTTCCCGAGGAAGATGAGCAAGATCAAATAGGGTTACAACTAAGTGCTTATACTAATTCTGAAGGAACCTTTGGATTTTCAATGGCTATAagacaaagaaagaagaagtcACCAG AGGCTTTATGGCAGAGACACTCTAGAATTACAAAA ATTCATAGCAAGAAGAGGAATAGACTAACCCTAAAGCGCCTCCATGACCTAGTGTTCATAAAATACAATAGAACATTGAGGCGTCGTTACAATGTTGGCAATGTAATTGATCCAATTGCTTTGGACAATATTGATGATGCCAATGAATGGCTAACCGGAGTTGAGAATGTTGAAGATGATGCAATTTTTTAG
- the LOC132044215 gene encoding uncharacterized protein LOC132044215 isoform X1 produces MVEGVESSDDVLPRHTKVVVTGNNRTKSTFVGRQGVVKKAVGLGGWHWLVLTNGIEVKLQRNALSVIEAPTGNEDDGDLEFETVQWNASDDTQKFHRSRNHMHKSSGYSHKTLSRSFSCNSQLKGSISIPQGTMKVFNCVIVLQYYSATSQPLSVISSNYFSRPTLNFTNILLIVACWLFQIIWRNYFSKLTNVQNVDLSKLEMAALWRYWQHFNLMDAIPNPSKEQLIDVVKRHFTSQQLDELQVIVGFVQAAKRLKTLRK; encoded by the exons ATGGTTGAAGGAGTGGAGAGCAGTGACGATGTACTTCCAAGACATACGAAAGTGGTTGTGACTGGTAATAATAGGACTAAGTCTACATTTGTCGGTCGTCAAGGTGTTGTCAAGAAAGCTGTTGGACTTGGTGGATGGCATTGGCTC GTTCTTACAAATGGAATAGAGGTGAAACTACAGAGGAATGCATTAAGTGTGATTGAAGCTCCTACTGGTAATGAGGATGATGGTGACCTTGAATTTGAAACTGTACAGTGGAATG CATCTGATGATACTCAAAAGTTTCATAGATCAAGGAATCACATGCATAAATCATCTGGATATTCTCACAAGACCTTGAGCCGCTCCTTCTCGTGTAACTCACAGTTGAAGGGATCTATTTCTATCCCTCAGGGAACCATGAAAGTTTTCAATTGTGTTATTGTTTTACAGTATTATTCTGCTACTTCCCAGCCACTCTCAGTTATTTCGAGTAATTATTTTTCAAGACCAACTTTAAACTTTACAAACATTTTACTCATAGTTGCTTGTTGGCTCTTTCAAATTAtatggagaaattatttttcaaaactaacTAATGTACAGAACGTTGACCTTAGCAAACTTGAGATGGCTGCACTATGGAGATATTGGCAACACTTTAACCTT ATGGATGCCATACCTAACCCCTCTAAAGAGCAACTAATTGATGTTGTCAAGAGGCATTTCACATCACAG CAATTGGACGAGTTGCAGGTTATTGTGGGTTTTGTGCAGGCCGCCAAAAGATTGAAGACACTCcgcaaatga